In Fusarium fujikuroi IMI 58289 draft genome, chromosome FFUJ_chr02, the genomic stretch CAGGAAAAGTATATTCTAGGCCACGAAGGTTGCGGACAGATTATTGAAATGGGTAGCAATGTTCAGGACAATGGACTGAAAGTGGTGAGTGATGTTCTTTAAATGTTGGAATTGATCAGTGCTGAAGGTCATAAAGGGAGATATTGTGGCTCTTCATGCGGTGCCAGGCTGTGCACAAGACGACTGCCCCGAATGTTCCCGCGATCTGGCTCAACTGTGTGAAAGAGGCCATCACTCAGGGATtggccaagatggcttcTACGCACCATATACTGCCGTCGATATCCGAGCTGCGGTCAAAGTTCCAGAAGGCGTCAGCCCAGCAGAAGCTGCTGTGGCCACTGACGCTGTGAATACAGCCTTTCACGCCATCACTAGGAGAGGAGAAGTCAAAAAGCATGAGACTGTATTTCTGTTCGGTCTTGGTGGACTTGGTTTCAATGCTCTCCAGATTGTGCATTACATTGGGGCAAGAGTGATAGTTTCCGATATTCGACAAGAActgcttgatgaagccaaagcTCTGGGTATACCCGAGAAAGATATCGTTCCAGTGGGAAAGCCTCCCCAGGACTTCATCAAAGAGAATGGTCTGCAAGGAAAGATCGACACCGTTCTTGATTTTGTTGGTACTCATCAGACATTCGAAGATGCTCAGCATATCGGTAAGTGAATATTTTATTAGAAATTTATGGATTCCTAATTAACATGTGCTTTAGTTCGTCGTGGCGGTAAGCTTCTCTGCATCGGCAGTCTTGACACGGAAAACACTATTCACATGAAGATTGGCACCAGAAAGAGActttctttcatcttctcttACGGAGGTCAAGTCCGAGATCTGGAGAAAGTTCTTGAGCTCATTGCTGCTGGTCATATTAGTCCACGAGTTGAAACCAGAAAGCTACCAGATTTTGAGGAAGTTCTTGGGGCCTTGGGCGAAGGAAAGATTAAGGCGAGAGTAGCGTTGTTACATGAATAGCCCTGTTCGTAACTTCAATTGATTTGCGATAACCAACAAAGGATTTCTATGCAATTTACCGTGTAATCTGGACTTTGCTCCACCATGCACTGTTAAACTCAAGATTTAGTGACAGTTATAGTCAAGCCATATTTAGACGGTTAAGGTAACCCATTTTGGCAGTCGTCTTCTAACAGAAGATCAAAGTCTTGTCATTGAGTTGGAGTTGATCCTATATGTAGATCGGTGGTAATCTATATTAACCATTAACGCTTGCGCCAGCAGGCAAGCTAgttccaacagcagcagttgTCCCAGCATCAACTGGAAGAATAGCTCCCGTAATCCACCTTGCATGATTACTCGCCAGAAACACAACAGCGCAAGCAGCATCCCAAGCTGTGCCTTCAGTTCCGAGTAGACTCCTTgcctttcttgcttctctgGCCTCTTCTGACATGCCTTTTGCGTACATCATTGGGGTATACAGCATCTAGCAAATGTTAGCCCAGTCCTCTTATTCTCGCGGGTGGGCACTTACTCCGGGACAGACACAGTTCACTCTGATGCCGTCTCTGGCGTGGTGAGCTGCCATGGCTCTCGTCATATTGACAACAGCTCCCTTTGCTGTTGGGTACAAGAGATGAGGTGTACCGCCCTTCAAGCCGGCTACACTCCCCATATTGACGATAGATCCTTTGATCTCACCTTCGTTCTTGGCCATTGCTGGTATGGCATACTTTGCCATCAAAACCATGCTTGAAACATTCACTTCAAGACCCATCGTCCACTTGGCCATATCCACGTCAATGGCTGTCCCAGAGGCACCTGCTATGCCGACATTGTTGACGAGAATATCCAAACGGCCAAACTCCTTCAGTGCAAGAGAAACAGCATTTTCGCAATCGTTTGCGTCTGTGACATTTCCTTGTGCTGGTATTGCCTTTTTGGAAGCTGCACTTTGGTTCGCCATATCGGCTGTCTTTGTTGCCCACTCCAAATCCATGTCGAGACATATCACGTTGCAGCCCTCGTTGGCCAACATGATTGATATCGCCCTTCCATTGCCAATACCATCTCCAAAGCAGCCTGCGCCTGTGACGATGGCGACTTTGTCTTTTAGTGAACGAGACGGAGGTTGAGTGGGTATCTCGGCCATGGCGCTGTTTGTTCTTGGATCTCTGATGAGCCTTGTATTATGAAATGATATAATCTATCATCTCATTTCACAATATTTAATTATGCGGTCGATGTCGAGTACTCCTTCCTCCGGTACTGTCGTGCGGCTTTCCTAATCGGGAATTGCCAGAGTTTAACAACTCTAATTCGATCTTCATTTTGTGGGGGCGCCGAGGTACGACGGCAGGAACGGGGACAGAATCACATGGCTACAGCCAATTACGTGCTCTGAGGTTATGATACCCCTCAAGCATGTGTTTTGTTGAGGCGGGTAAACAATTAAGATTAATCAATATCGTGAGTTATCTATTCAACCATCACCGAATCTTTCATCATGTGCGACTTTTCGGAATATGGCCCCAAATCTGCTGAGTGGCTTGCGGTAGAGGCAAGTCTCCCGCCTCCCCCAACCTTTGCGGATATCTATGAGAGACAGGCCGTAGTCAACAAAGGCCGTGAGGAGATATCTGCCAATGGCATGAAGGAGCTGGGCCACTTGGTCCGCATGAAAGACTACAAGATTCCTACGAGAGACAGCTCTTTCATAGAAGCACGAAGCTATAGGCCTGTCGATGCTGCCGATGATGCTCGCCTACCGATTTACATCCACCTTCATGGCGGTGGATATTTATTCGGCACTCTATCGTCTGAAGATGCCATCTCCTCGCGAATTGCAATTGGTGCGAAAGTTACCGTTGTCAATGTGAACTACCGTCACACGCCGGATCATACATTTCCAACAGCTTGGAATGACGTCGAAGATGCTTTCTACTGGGTGCACGACCATATCGATGAGCTTCAAGGCAAATCTGACCAGGTTGTCATTGGAGGCATCAGCGCTAGCGCTCAGTTAGCCGCGGCCTTGACTCTGAGACAGAACATCTCTGCACCAGATATCCGCCAGTATCCCAAGATTGCTGGTCAGATCCTGATGATCCCAGCTTTGGTCCACCTCGACCACTACCAGTCTCAACTTGACCAACTCACTAATCCCTTGGTCTCTTCATATGTCCAGAATGAAGACGCACCGATCCTTCCCAAGAAGGTCATTGACTTCTTTACCGGAATGCTTAAGTTTCCGGTTCCTTTTCCAGATGCTGATGATTTTCGAGCAAACACTGGAAACGCATCGGTTTCTCAGGTGAAGGGGCTTCCTCCTACTGTCTTCGGAATCGCTGGTGCAGATCCTCTGCGGGATGAGGGCCTCTTATACgggaagaagcttgctgaggcAGGGTAAGTCAGCAGTCGCTGCTTTTTTCTACCATTGAAATTGACATCAAAGCAGAGTCCCAACCGATATTCACGTCTTCAAAGGGTTACCTCATGGCTTTCGTAGGTATGGAGACCAATTGAGTGAGTCTAAGAGATGGGATAGAGTTATGGAGGAGGGAATTATTTGGGCCCTCTCGAGCCCTGAGGCTAGACAATTTGAAGTCAAAACCGCTTAACTATCTTATGTCTGATAACCTTGAGTTTTGGAATCTGAATCGGATAGATGACATAAGCAATAGAAGGTATTCAAATGTCTCCCTAAACCTATCATAAGATCTTCTAAAATATTCTAAAATATTCTCAAGTATCGTAAGTTTTCCAAACCTTAGGAAGGGTTCCACATGGTATCTGCttatcatcaaactcaagGTGAAACCTTTTAAGCAACTAGACTGTATAACACCTCTCAGACCTAATTTTATCACAGATTATCATATCATAATAACATTTAAATTCTAATATGCTCTAACCTCAAGCGTATCTCAACACAAAGTCTGAATAATCCCTGCCCTTGACCTCATCACATCTCTTCCGATACCCGGGCGCAGGACCATTATATCTCGTCATGGATCTCTTCTGCTTATGAGCCAAGTTCTTGTTGACACCGGTCATCCATGAGTCAACTTCATTGGCTAATAGACCCTTTCCGCATTCATGCACATGTTGCGTCCATTCCTCCATTCCCTTATCAGTTGCTTCAGCGCTGATGATCTTGTTATCACGAGCATATCGGATAAACTCGGCAACCCAGTTTGCTGCATACTCAATGGACCTGAGGCAGCTGGTTAGTACTGATAGTAGTAAAGAAAGTTAGTGATCATACCTAGGAATATTTCCAAACATCTGATGAGGACCCATAATCATAAACATATTAGGAAAGTCCTGGACTGTAAGTCCCAAGAATGTCCTGATGCCCTCAGCCCAGACATCCTTCAGCTTCGTTCCATTTCGGCCCTCAATATCAACCGCATTGAAAGAGCCAGTGACAGCGTCAAAACCAGTAGCGTAGataagaacatcaagctcgTAAAACGCATCTCCTGTCTGAACGCCAGTCTCTGTGATCTGAGAAATCGGGTCTTCTCTAATATCAACCAACTTGACATTTGACTGGTTGAAAACCTCAAAGTAACCACTCTCAAGAGGAACTCTCCTTGTGCCGAAACCATGATTCTTGGGGATCAACTTCTCAGCCACTTCTGGATCATTGATTCTCGCACGGATTTTATCGGCGTGGAACTTGCTGTAAAGCTCGTTCGCTTTGTGGTCTGTGAAGACATCTGAAGAAACACTGAGAACCTTCGCGAACCCGGGCTCAGCATAGAGCTTCTCCCATTGCTCTTGACGCTCCTCTTCTGTCATGGAGAATACGCTCCTGCTATCACCGACATGGATGAAGCATGCGTATGATTCGGCACATTTGCGGAAGATTTCTGGGTATCTTGTGCGaatctcatccatctcctctgggctgatcttcttgttccGAAGTGGAGCTGTCCAGTTTGGTGTCCTTTGGAACACTGTTAAGTGGCCGACCTTATCCGAGATGGCTTGTATGGTTTGGATCGCTGTAGCTCCGGTTCCAATAATGCCCACTCGCTTGCCGTTCAGAGCAGAGGCATCGCTTGGCCATCTGGCTGTATGCCAGGCTTGCCCCTTGAAGTTTTGAACGCCGGGAATATTTGGTAAAGTCGGTTGGTTGAGAATGCCCATGGCGGTGATGAGATATCGACATGTGTActgctcgccatcttctgtcTCCAGCAGCCATGACGACGTATCTTCTTGAAACTTTGCCGATCTTACACGTGTGTTGAATTGCATATCACGCTTCAAGTCAAACTTGTCCGTGAGATACTGGATGTACCGAAGTGTTTCTGGTTGGGGGGCAAAGTGCTCGGTCCAATTCCACTCATCGAGCACTTCTTGTGAAAATGAGAAGATGTATGAGTAGCTCTCTGAATCAAACCGGGCACCAGGATACCTATTCCAGAACCAAGTTCCGCCCTCCCCGGAACCAGCTTCGATA encodes the following:
- a CDS encoding monooxygenase-like protein, which codes for MPSAQPIRGDAFGSPDSNLDYDVLIIGAGLSGILSLYRMRELGLKTRVIEAGSGEGGTWFWNRYPGARFDSESYSYIFSFSQEVLDEWNWTEHFAPQPETLRYIQYLTDKFDLKRDMQFNTRVRSAKFQEDTSSWLLETEDGEQYTCRYLITAMGILNQPTLPNIPGVQNFKGQAWHTARWPSDASALNGKRVGIIGTGATAIQTIQAISDKVGHLTVFQRTPNWTAPLRNKKISPEEMDEIRTRYPEIFRKCAESYACFIHVGDSRSVFSMTEEERQEQWEKLYAEPGFAKVLSVSSDVFTDHKANELYSKFHADKIRARINDPEVAEKLIPKNHGFGTRRVPLESGYFEVFNQSNVKLVDIREDPISQITETGVQTGDAFYELDVLIYATGFDAVTGSFNAVDIEGRNGTKLKDVWAEGIRTFLGLTVQDFPNMFMIMGPHQMFGNIPRSIEYAANWVAEFIRYARDNKIISAEATDKGMEEWTQHVHECGKGLLANEVDSWMTGVNKNLAHKQKRSMTRYNGPAPGYRKRCDEVKGRDYSDFVLRYA
- a CDS encoding related to alcohol dehydrogenase produces the protein MAVTNSERVPATMFAWRKHKGSPKPVFEEVPVPKVSPNGILCKMLASGVCRSDHSLLTIEKQASWFQEKYILGHEGCGQIIEMGSNVQDNGLKVGDIVALHAVPGCAQDDCPECSRDLAQLCERGHHSGIGQDGFYAPYTAVDIRAAVKVPEGVSPAEAAVATDAVNTAFHAITRRGEVKKHETVFLFGLGGLGFNALQIVHYIGARVIVSDIRQELLDEAKALGIPEKDIVPVGKPPQDFIKENGLQGKIDTVLDFVGTHQTFEDAQHIVRRGGKLLCIGSLDTENTIHMKIGTRKRLSFIFSYGGQVRDLEKVLELIAAGHISPRVETRKLPDFEEVLGALGEGKIKARVALLHE
- a CDS encoding related to lipase/esterase, whose translation is MCDFSEYGPKSAEWLAVEASLPPPPTFADIYERQAVVNKGREEISANGMKELGHLVRMKDYKIPTRDSSFIEARSYRPVDAADDARLPIYIHLHGGGYLFGTLSSEDAISSRIAIGAKVTVVNVNYRHTPDHTFPTAWNDVEDAFYWVHDHIDELQGKSDQVVIGGISASAQLAAALTLRQNISAPDIRQYPKIAGQILMIPALVHLDHYQSQLDQLTNPLVSSYVQNEDAPILPKKVIDFFTGMLKFPVPFPDADDFRANTGNASVSQVKGLPPTVFGIAGADPLRDEGLLYGKKLAEAGVPTDIHVFKGLPHGFRRYGDQLSESKRWDRVMEEGIIWALSSPEARQFEVKTA
- a CDS encoding related to short-chain alcohol dehydrogenase — translated: MAEIPTQPPSRSLKDKVAIVTGAGCFGDGIGNGRAISIMLANEGCNVICLDMDLEWATKTADMANQSAASKKAIPAQGNVTDANDCENAVSLALKEFGRLDILVNNVGIAGASGTAIDVDMAKWTMGLEVNVSSMVLMAKYAIPAMAKNEGEIKGSIVNMGSVAGLKGGTPHLLYPTAKGAVVNMTRAMAAHHARDGIRVNCVCPGMLYTPMMYAKGMSEEAREARKARSLLGTEGTAWDAACAVVFLASNHARWITGAILPVDAGTTAAVGTSLPAGASVNG